Within Sebaldella sp. S0638, the genomic segment TTTCCCTGTTTCCTGATACAAAAGACCCAGATTATACATAGCCAGATCATCATTTTTTTCAGCAGCCTTTTTATAATACTTTTCGGCTAAATCGTACTTGTCCATTTCATAATATATTATTCCTAATTCATTATAAGTACTGTATGTTCCGTCTTTCAGCAGTAAATTATAATATTCCTCTGCTTTAGCACTTTTGTTTTCTTTTGCATATATTTCCACTAATCCCTGAATCGCTTCATTTTTTGATTCCGGATATACCAATATACATAAAATAAAAAAACACAATAACTTTTTCATAATTCCTCCTCAT encodes:
- a CDS encoding lipopolysaccharide assembly protein LapB, whose translation is MKKLLCFFILCILVYPESKNEAIQGLVEIYAKENKSAKAEEYYNLLLKDGTYSTYNELGIIYYEMDKYDLAEKYYKKAAEKNDDLAMYNLGLLYQETGKIDLAEKYYKMSADHDNLGAMFQLAEFYKVLGSEDESGKLTKLAEKYYLMYLEKEKKMNGD